The genomic window TAGTCGATCTTGTAGGGCCCGCTGCGGGCGATGCGCCGCCCCTCGTCCTCCGGCGCGGCCCGGCGCAGGATGGCCCGGATGCGGGCCGTGAGTTCCAGCATGGCGAAGGGCTTGGCCAGGTAGTCGTCGGCGCCGTAGGAAAGCCCCTGGATCCGGTCCTCGCTTCCGGAGCGGGCGGTGAGGATGAGCACGGGCACCTTGTCCTGGCGCCGGCGCAGGGTGCGCAGCACCTCGAAGCCGTCCATGCCCGGCAGGGACAGGTCCAGGACGATGAGGTCCGCCGCCTCCCGGATGTGGGCGGCGAGACCGCCCTCGCCGTCGGCCTCCAGCGCCGTATTGAAGCCCTCGGACTCCAGGTTGGTCTTCAGCAGCGTCCCAAGGGCCTCCTCGTCCTCGATGATGAGGACGCGGCGCGGTCGCTGGGGATTGGGGCGCATGGAACCGATTCAACCACAAGATTGGCCCCGCGCGATGTCAAGGACCGAAATTCCCCGCAGGACCGTCCGGACTACCTGCAAATTTCGAAACTGGACCGTCACCAGGCCGGGCTGATCCCCGATACTGGAAAACCGGTACCGCTTCCCTGTCAGGAACCTGATGCGAAGCGTCGCGCAAAGTCTCTAGCTAAAGGAACTAATGGCTCCCTACCTCCAGTCTTAAATCGCGTCGAATTTTTCACTGAACGATACATTGTCATCTTGCGAGGCACCGAAAAAGATGAAGCATGGGGAAATCCCCAAAATTACGCTCCCTCCTTTCCTCGATCCGCTGAGGTCTCCCACCACGTCACCGCTCCCGTAGCCATTCCCAGGAGGATTCATGTTCCGCACCCCAGGCCGGGTTGCCGCGGCCGCTTTATGCACCCTGGCGCCCCTTTCGGCCCAGGACATCCCCGTAACCGAGCGCACCCTCCCCAACGGAATGCGGGTCCTCATGGTCGAGCGCCACGACGAGCCCACCATCTCCTGCGGCTGGGTGGCCCGGGTGGGCAGCGCCGACGAGCGCCCCGGCATCACGGGCATCGCGCACCTT from Geothrix sp. 21YS21S-2 includes these protein-coding regions:
- a CDS encoding response regulator transcription factor, coding for MRPNPQRPRRVLIIEDEEALGTLLKTNLESEGFNTALEADGEGGLAAHIREAADLIVLDLSLPGMDGFEVLRTLRRRQDKVPVLILTARSGSEDRIQGLSYGADDYLAKPFAMLELTARIRAILRRAAPEDEGRRIARSGPYKIDYLHLCVHRGRTDTLLSLREFRLLEVLLAHPGRVHGRQDLVNLAWEADAHPTLRTVDKHINALRKKLGDSDENPAIQTLEREGYRWTLPVKW